Genomic window (Spirosoma sp. KCTC 42546):
AGAAACTGCCGCAGTGCTATTGCAATGGCGATGTAGTAAATCAGGCAAAGTGTTTCTAATAATGTGTTTAAGAGTAAGATTGAATTGCTGGATAATCCCAAAGAATACGTTGGAAACAGGTACTTGTTTGCCAGTAGTAAGGATAAGCTAAGAATATAAGCACTGATGTATAAGGTGGAGTTTGGTTGTAAACTTGCAGCGTTGACCTCATTCCTATTCTGGTAGAAAAAGATAATACTCCTTAACAGATTGCCGAATACTGAACTTGTTACAAATAGAAATCCCGCTCCTAAGGCTGACTCGACGGTTTCCTGCTGCCCCAGGTAAATATTTAGGATAATCAAGACGATAAACGCCCCCAACCCTATAAACCAGCGCGAACCATACATAAATGATCGAATCAGTTGCCACTCCATCAAACTAAGTTGTAGTGCTTTCTGCCTCTGATATTCCTCCTCCATTTTCAACAATCCTTTCCTTCCACCAAATCCTGAATGGAGTTCCAGAATGGCTGTGTCGAAAGCCATTCCCTTATCAAGACGGTCTTCTATGCCTACTGCGTAATGGTCAGTTAGTTCCGCAATTAGGTCGTTGTTGAGCAGCCAGTTTTCCTTGCGCAGGTGGTTGTCTATGGCGGTAAGTTGGGCGGGAGTGAGCATGGTAGGTACTTGAATTATGAATGGCAAATTAGATTAAGCGTTAGCAAAACCTTGAGCAGACTGTTTATGATAAAGCTCAGCGTAAGTAAGCGTGTACATGATGGCAACAAACGCGAGGGCGGCAGATAAACCGGTATGCCACTCGAACAGATAAGGGTGATTCATTACGGAGTTTGCACCGTCAAAAAAGAATGACCCCACGAGTATAGGTAGTTGAATGACAACTAAATAAATGTAGTTGCCGTATCGGGCTTGCCGGTAAACGACTTCGCGACGAAGGGAAGTCAATAGGGTTTGTTTTCGTATTCGTTTATGCCAAAACAGACGTAGTTCGCTGGGGATAAATAACAGATAGGGTGCAAATACACATACGAAAAACACCGCAGACAGCATACCCGGCGATAATGCTTTGGCAGTTGAATAGGCCAACAGACCTACTAATAACGTCGTTATAAGTGTGGGCCAGCGAAAATAACAGCGTACGATGCCCCAGTGCTGAATCTGTAACTGATGAAGCAATAGTTTTTTATACCGTTCCTGAATGTGTAGAATGCCCGGCCCGCTTCCTAACTCAAGCCAGGCTTTTCGACTGGCTTCGGCAAAAGAATAATTCTCACCCATCCATTTTTCTGTCAGGCTTGCATAATGATCGAGTAATTCATCCATAACCTCACTATAGGTAATGTTGGCTAAATCCAGTAGATCGTGACGAAGTAGGCGAAGTTGGTCGAGGGTGAGCATGGGTTAGTTGGCTAAAGCCTTGGAGCGACGAGGCTGAATCAGAACAAAATCGATAATAACCGTCCAGACAAATAGATACACGAAAACAATGGTTGTTTGGTAAGGTATTGAATAGGTTGAAATTGCCCGGATAGTGGTGCTTCCCCAGAAAAAATTAAGTATGTTCAATAAATTGATCGCAAGAATATACCTGTAGAAAACATCCCAAAACGGTTTCATCGACTGCCTGTTTCCAGCTACGTATGAATAGCCATTTCGCATAAAGAAGGCAATTATGGGTAAGCTCGAAATACTCACCAAAGAAATGTTGACCCAATCCATCCAATCGTTGATGAGCCCTTCTGTTGTAGACCAATAGGCTGTGCCCAGCAGTAATAAGGTTAAACTCAACCGGGGAGGTCTAAAATAACTCCCAATTAATTGTCTTAACTGCCTGGCTATAATTGGGGTATGGTTTCTTTTTTTCTCCTCTTCCATATCAAGTAGTCCCGCACGCCCACCGAAATTTTGATGAATTTCACGCAGCGCAACATCAAAAGCCATCCCCTACGCTAGTTTCTCGTCAATGCTGTTGATGTAATGGTCGGTGAGTTCAGTAATCAGGTCTTCATTGAGCAACCAGTTTTCCTTTCGCAGGTGATTGTCTATGGCGGAGAGTTGGATGGGAGTGAGCATAATTAAATACTAGGTTTCAATTTCAATACCAGATTTAGATTCTCCAGAAACGAGGCTAATTCAGCGATGCGTCCGGCGGCTTCGGTATGGCCGGTTTTGGTAAGTGAGTAGTACTTGCGGGCGCGGCCATCCACAATTTGCGTTTCGGTGGAGAGTAAACCTTCGGCTTCGAGTTTGTGCAGCGCGGGGTAAAGGGCGCCTTCGGTAATAGCCATTTCGCCTGCTGTCAGGTCTTTCACTTTCTGCGTAATCTCGTAGCCGTACATCTTCTCACGGTCTTCGAGCAACCGCAAAATCATGACCGACAGGCTACCTTTCAGTAAAGAGGAGTTATTGGGTGCGTTCATACCTCAAACGTACAAAAGAAATCTACATACATACAAGTCTTAGGTATTAAATCTGAACCTGGATTTTTATGATTTATTTGATTGCCCTGATTTTGTTTACCTAGAAAGGTGAGTGATAAAAATCATAGTCAGTCAGACTAATCATAAAAATCCCGGTTCAGACTACCTTTGCAGAATAATGAAAACGTACCTTCGATTACTCTCGTTTGCCAAACCACTAGGACGATTTCTGACGCCGTTCGTACTGACGTCGTTACTGTCCAGCGTATTTGGCGTGTTGAATTTTACATTGCTCATTCCGCTGCTCAGTATCCTGTTCGATAAGGTCGATGCCAAACAAATGCAGGAATTTCTAAGCCAGCCAGCTCCTTCGTTGACGACCGGTCCTACCGAATTTTTTAGATACTATTTTGCACAAGTATTTCAGGAGTACGGTAAAGTAGGGGCGCTGCAGTTCGTTTGCTTCGTCATAATTCTGTCGGTACTTCTAAATAATTTATTTAAATACCTTTCCGTTAGGCAGTTAGAGTCTTTTAAAGCCCGGATGGTCGCGAAACTGCGTGAAGCCGTATTTGCAAAAACGCTCCAATTACACCTCGGTTTTTTCTCGAATGAGCGAAAAGGAAACCTGATTTCCCGTACCACCACCGATGTACAGGAAGTTGAAAACTCCATTGCCAATACACTCTCGGCAGCCTCCAAGGAGGTGTTTTTGTTGATTGGTTATATCATTGCGCTGCTCAGTATTTCGGCCAAACTGACCTTGTTCGCTATCCTGGTGATTCCGGTTTCGGGTGTGTTTATTGCCACCCTTGTTCGGCGAATGAAACGCGACGCGCAGGAGGGGCAACAACGATTAAGCGGCCTGGTGAGCCTGCTGGATGAAACCTTCGGTGGTATGCGTGTGGTGAAAGGATTCGTAGCCGAAGGCTTTATTTTGGATAAATTCCGTCGTGAGAATGAAGGGTATCGGGATGCCATTCGCTCGCTGGCCAACCGGCGGGAACTGGCATCTCCGTTCTCGGAAGTGGTAGGTGTAGCGGTTGTGGCTAGTATTTTATTCTACGGTGGATCGCTGGTATTAAGTGGACAGTCGGAGCTGACAGCGTCTGAATTCATTGCTTACATCGCTATTTTCTCCCAGGTAACACGTCCGGCAAAAGACATTTCCAATGCATTTAGCGGATCACAGCGGGGACTGGCTTCGGGAGAACGCGTACTGGAGTTGATTGACACGCCACCCGCCATTCAGGATAAGCCGAACGCGGTAACACTCGCCAGTTTCAGTGACCGGATTTCGGTGAAGAACGTATCCTTTGCCTACAATGCCGATACCCCCGTTTTGCGTGGCATCAGCTTTGATCTGCCCAAGGGAAAAACCATTGCGCTGGTGGGCTCGTCGGGTGGTGGTAAGTCGACAATCGCCGATCTGGTGCCTCGGTTTTATGACCCAACTTCTGGCCAACTCCTGATTGATGGTGTGGATTTGCGCGATTGTACCATGACTTCACTACGTTCGCAAATGGGTATTGTCACGCAGGAAAGTATTCTGTTCAACGATACGATTTTCAACAATATCGCCTTTGGCAGCGTAGCGACTGAAGCGCAGGTTATGGAAGCAGCCCGCATTGCCAATGCCCATGACTTTATTATAGCACAGTCGGATGGTTATCAGACCATTATTGGCGACCGAGGGGGAAAGCTGTCGGGCGGTCAACGGCAGCGGATCAGCATTGCCCGAGCTATTCTGAAAAATCCCCCGATTTTGATTCTGGATGAAGCCACATCGGCTCTCGATACGGAATCCGAAAAACTGGTTCAGGAAGCACTAACCCGCTTAATGGCTAATCGTACAACTCTCGTAATCGCCCACCGACTCAGCACGATTCAACATGCCGATGAGATTCTGGTCGTGAATCAGGGTCGTATTGTGGAACGCGGTCGGCACGATGAATTGCTGACGCTGGATGAAGGGTTCTACCGGAAATTGAGTACGATGCAAAGTGTTTAGTAGAGTTGGTAATAAGTTGACTGAGTGGAGTAAGGTCATTATATGAAGCTGGATTCTTCAATAACAACCTGGTTAAATCTGGCTTGACTCACTCCACCTATTTCACTGACTCCACTAGTTACTACTCACAACTATTGTCCATTCTGGCCCACTAAATACTTTATAGGTCTCCGAAAAACTGCCCTGATTAACCGCAACCGAAAAGTTCATCAGGCTATTGATATACGCCATATCCTCGCCGATGGCAACCTCGCCAAACGTATTTACCCAACGAACGGATTTGTCGTAGAGGAGCTTATCGTTTTGGTAAATCTGAACATGAAGGGGGGCTCCCGGTTTCACACCGAGTTGCTCAATCATAGCCTTAGGGATATTGCTCCAGACGTTCCCGTACTGAATATCGAGTATGGGGATATTCCCCTTTACAATTCTACCCTTGTATTCTGCTTTCTGGTACGGTAATCGAACCACTTCATTTGGCAACTTCGCGCCAACCTGTTCAAAGGTAATGGTGCGCGAAGCCAGTCGGGCTGCGGTGTAGGCATATACATCCCGTCCGTGGAAGGTATAGGATTCATTTGAGTTTTTTCGCCGATTAATCGCTTCGTTAATTTGCCGGACTTGACTGATACCTAGTTGCTCGGCTACTAACGTGAGGGTACCATTGTCGGGCGTAACGATGTAATGTCCGGATTTTGTGAGCAGTACAACCGAGTGACGATCTGTACCCACGCCCGGATCGCAAACTGATACAAAAACGGTTCCTTTTGGATAGTAAGGCGCTGTTTGGTAGAGCCTATAGGCCGCTTCCCAAATGTTGTAGGCCGGAATCTCGTGTGTGAGATCAAACAATTTGAGCGTTGGTGATACGCCCAGCGCTACGCCTTTCATCGCCGATACTGCCCCATCTTTCAGGCCAAAATCGGACTGAAAGACGACAATGCCATTCTGAGCCTGAACCAGTTGCTGAGTAGTTAAGAAAAAGAAGAGGATAAACCCGTAGATAATACGCATAAGGCCAGATTTTGGAAGTTGGAATGAAGGACTTACAAATTGATAGTCCACCGATTCATATTCACTAAATAAATAATCATTCCTATACCAATCAAACTCACTACGTCGGCAAGCGTAAACGCAAGGTGAATCCAGTTAAAATCAATAGGGGTAAGGCTCAGGAAATAGCCAATGAAATAAATTGCCCAGGCTCCCGCTATTATCTGGGCCGATAGTCGGAAAGCTGGATGCGCCTGTCCACCGAATTCTTTCCAGAGTCGGTTTAGTGTGAAGAGGATCGAGACATAGTCGATCAGGGCAATAAGTCCCCAGACTAATTTGGGTACAAGCTGAATTTCGTTGTCGAATGACAGCTGCTCGTGACCGATATAGCTGGCAAACACCATGAATAGCGTGGCCATCAGTAGACCCGCTATTTGTCGTTTGTGAGCGCTAACCTGAATGCGAAGTAAGTTGAGTAATTGAAATAGCAGTAAGGGCGTAGTAATAAACCAGGCCATGTAACGATACTGTCCAATAGCATTATACGACTCCCGAATAAGCGTCTGTCGATCATTCGGATCGCTCACAGTAGCTATTTCTGACAGTGTATTGTAGTAATAGGTCTGAATCAGGTAATAGGTAAGGCCTGCTACAGCGACACTAATAATAGTCAAACTAGAAATCGTGCTATAGACCGGGCTTTCCTGAGCTGGGCCAGTCATTCTTGGCGAAACCAGTGCGAAGATGAACATGCCTAAAAAGGCAAACATAGCTACGATCAGGAAAAAATACGTAACCATGGGTAAAAGACCAACAGTGCCTGCCGTTGGAATAAATGAATCGGCAACTTCCATAAAAACAGAAATGGTAGGCATGAATATACCTACCATTTTTAAACGCACCGCATAACCACTCGTTTATTTAGGCATTGCCTTAATTTGAGTCATTTCCACCTTCGATTTGTCAATCAACTGCTGGGCATAGGTCCGCAGCGTAGCGTTTTTTCCGTATTGCAGGTAGGTTGTAGCCAGGTCAATTGCATCCTGACGATGATCGAGCAATAAGGTTGAAAAGTTCTTATCCAGATTGCCCGTCAATTTATCGCTGGAACCTGTTTGCTGCAATTTCAGGCTCATGGCTTCAATATTGCGGCTTTGTTGCTGGGAAAAAGCCTGGACGGGGCGCGTTGGCTTGAGCTGACGGAGCGTTCCATCGAGCATAGTCACATCCGAATCGGTAGTTGTCAGCAGCGTTTTGGCCATTTTGGTTAGTGCTGTATCTTTCCCGCTCTGGATTTCCTGTTTCAGTAGATTCTGGGCACCTTGTGCATGAAGTTTAGCTTGAAAAGCATAATCAAAGTCCGGGTCGCCCGTTGGTACCAGCTTCTTTATTTGGGTAACCGTCTGCTGCAAAGGGACAAGAAGCGTTGTTTTAGCCGGATCGTTGGTAGTAGAAGTGGCTGCGGTTGTGCCGGTTGTTGCCTGGGCACAGGCCGCTAGCGAACCACTGGACAAGAGGGCGGCAATAGCCCAGATTGATAAATTGGATTGGAGCGTTTTCATTGTGTGTACTGAGTTCATGGAATACGTTTCGCCGGTAAAGTAACTGGCTTATACTCTAAAGACAAGAATTAGGCCAGAAGGTTTAGTGGATGTGGCTTAGTGGCAGAGAGATAAGCTGATTCTACCCAATAAAAGAAGGGACCGAATTTCGGTCCCTTCTGGAAGTATCATTGTTAGATCGTGATTATTCGGCAAGGCTTTGGGATAGGAGGGAGGAAATGATACGGGTGTTATCTGGGTCGTTAAATACAGTAGAAAGTGATTTTATAAATTCTTCCTCATTCTTAGCTTCCATAGGAATTCCCAAGGTGAAACTGTCGCCATCCTCTTCATTAAAAATCTCAATACCCGATACGACTGTGACCGGGTAGTAGCCGATAATCTTGTGCCTTACTGAAAAAAGCATATAGCGGTAATTGTTTATAGCAGGGGCTACTATATAAAAATGTTGTATTATTTGTTCATTGCCTGCCTGAACAGTTTCTACCTCCGCTGAAAGTACGTTATTGGTTTTTTTCATTAAATATCCGGCCTGCTCCTTCAAGATAGCTTTTGGGCTTTTCGTTTTATCAATGGTAAATTCAGGCCACAGGTTTTGCGTTTCCATATTTCTTAAAATTTCAGCGTAAAGAACAATGGCAAATGATCAGAGTAAGAATTCTGATCAGGTGTATTTCGTGTTGTTATCAGTGAAGTTACACCATCAGTCTGAATAATCTCTAAACTACCTTTTACAAAATTAGTCACCAGGCTAGGCCGTATCAATACCTGATCAAATACGTTCCATTCGTAACAAATGTGTTCAGCATGTTTGTAATAATACGTGCCGGAAACATCCTTATTCAGATCACCAAACAAACTCCAGGTTGGATTATAAAAGTAGGGGTATTCGCGTGTTTGTACGGTTCGGGAGCCACGGCTGGCTACTTCACTCGACATAGTACCGTGAAAGCCGTTGGCCTTAATCATCCCTGTCTCGAATGGATTCATGTTGAAATCACCAAGTACGATATGGCGGTCAATACGAGCTCTATTTTCTACCCTAAGAAGCTGATCCGCGGCTAATGATGCCGCTTCATTCTGGCTTTCTGACGTAAAATTTCCTTTATCAACTAAATGAAGGCCTGTTAGTAGAAAATCTTCACCAGTTGGCAGATGTACATGTCGGGTTGTACGTCGATGATCTTCTTCAATTGGTACAATCGAATCGTAATGAAACTTGGTAATGATTGTAATCTTTTTGCACTGAGATAAGGGATGATTATGAAAGTAATAAGGCCCATGTGTATTCAGTGCCTGAATAAGTCGAACGGAACTAGCTGGATTCTCAGCTAGTATCAGAATATCAACGGCTTTACTATGTGCGAGATTGGCAATCTGGGTAGTCAGATATTTCTTTTGAACATTCCAGAACAACACATTAAGTAATGACATACTCTAACGAAAAAAAGCCCGGTACATAAAAGTGCACCGGGCTCAAAAGTAATTGCTTTTTGGTTACAACCGAATAATCTCCGCGCCGATGGCATTCAACCGCGTATCGATGTGTTGGTAACCCCGGTCAATTTGCTCGATACTGTCGATAATGCTGGTTCCCTTGGCCGACATGGCTGCAATGAGCAACGCAACCCCTGCCCGAATATCCGGCGACGACATGCGGATTCCTTTTAGAGGAACCTGCCGGTTTAGACCGACTACGGTAGCGCGGTGTGGATCGCAGAGAATGATCTGAGCGCCCATGTCGATCAGTTTATCCACAAAGAATAGCCGACTTTCAAACATTTTCTGGTGGATAAGTAAGGTTCCCTGCGCCTGAATGGCGGTTACGAGAACAATGCTCAATAAATCGGGGGTGAAGCCGGGCCAGGGGGCATCCGCCACGGTCATCATGCCGCCATCCAGAAAACTCTCGATCTGGTAGTGCTCCTGAGCCGGAACATAAATATCATCACCCCGAAACTCCATCTGAATACCCAGCCGTTTGAACTGGTCAGGAATGAGACCCAATTCAGGAATCCGGCAGTTTTTAATCGTAATCTCCGACTGAGTCATGGCCGCTAAGCCAATGAACGAGCCAATTTCGATCATGTCGGGCAACATCGTATGCTCAGTCCCCTTCAATTCCGTAACGCCTTCGATCGTGAGCAGGTTAGAGCCTACTCCGGTGATTTTCGCACCCATCGAATTCAGCATTTTACTCAGCTGCTGAAGATAGGGTTCGCAGGCAGCGTTGTAAATTGTTGTGATCCCTTCAGCCATCACAGCCGCCATCAGTATATTAGCCGTGCCGGTTACTGATGCTTCGTCGAGGAGCATATAGGTACCACGCAAGTTGCTGGCGTCAACCTGGTAATAGCCCCCGTCATTAGCGTCATAATTGAACTGAGCACCCAGTTTCTCGAAGCCTAAAAAGTGCGTATCTAACCGCCGACGACCAATTTTATCACCACCGGGGCGAGGAATACGCCCTTTTTTGAATCGGGCCAGCATAGGGCCGAGTAACATAACCGATCCGCGAAGAGCGGCTGCCTTACGTTTATACGTGTCGGATTCCAAGTAGTCCAGATTAACATCGCTGGCCTGAAAACGATACGAACTTTCACCAATTTTGGTTACCCAAACGCCCAGGTCTCCCAGCAAATCAATAAGCTGGTTGACATCTCGGATGCCGGGAATATTATGAATGATAACAGGTTCTTTCGTGAGTAATACGGCGCAGAGGATTTGCAGCGCTTCGTTTTTTGCTCCCTGCGGAATGAGTTCGCCTTTGAGCTTGCGCCCACCTGTAATTTGAAAAGATGCCATTCGTAGAATTGTGAATGATGAATTATGACCGGGTCGCCGGTGCGATGATGAATGATGCTGATTACATCTGTGCTCATCATTTACAATCGCACCGGCGACCCGATCACCATTAAAAATTTATCGTCTCCGACGTGGGCCGTCTGATCCACCGTCGCGATCGTTCCGATTCCGGTCGTTGTTCCGATTTGGCCCGCCTGGTCCACCATTTCGGTTGCCGAAATTACGTTGACCTCCGTCACGCGATCCTCCATCGCGGTTTGGCCGCCCTCCCTGATTCGATCCCGATCCGCCATCGCGTGGTCCACCATCCCGGTTATTCCGATTACCGAAATTACTACGCTGCTGGCCACCATCGCGGTTTGGTCGTCCCTGGTTCGATCCTGATCCACCATCCCGGTTTCGATCGTTGCGGTAAGCATTACCTCCGATTCGCTGGGGTTGGTCGCCTGTACGTTCGCGGGGAGTAGCTTCAACCAAACCTTCTTCCCGAATAAGCTTGATATCATCGTAGAGCTTACCGTTCGAGAGTTCGATCAGGCTCTGGTAAATAGTTTCGTCTTCAACGGATTCTTTATTCCAGGCCTGATAAAACGTACGCATCAGGCGTGTCAGGTAAGAAACAAAGGCACGCCTTTCCTCAGGCTCTTCCAGCGAGACAGCCTTAGCGATCAATAAATCTACATTGCGGCCAAAATGTTTAAATTTCAGATGGTGCGTGTTGTAGGGAACCCGCTGGGGCTTTTTGCCTAGTGCTTCTTCGGATGGGGGCGGATATGGGCTATCAACATCCAGTGTGAAACCAGACATAATGTACAGGTCATCCCACAATTTATTGTAGTAATCCTGACCGTCTTTCATGTTGGGGTGAATTTGCCGCATCAATTCGATCAGGATATGCGCATAACGAGTGCGTTTTTCCCGATCTTCGATGTTGACCATGTTGTCAACCAACTTTTGGATACTACTGCCGTATTCTTTCAAGTCCTTATCGGATTCGTGTTATATAAAACAAAAGTACAAAGAAAGGAGCAAGGGGCAAGGAGCACGGAGTAGGCTACAGAGAGTTGTTAGGTAGATTATGTTATTTTTGCACCCTGCCCGTGCACCCTGCTCCATGCTAACGAACTTCCGCACCGAACTTTCCGATACCATTCGATTGAGCGTACCCATTATTATTGCTCAGTTAGGGGTGGTGCTGATGGGAGTTACCGATAACCTGTTTGTTGGCCGGCTGCTAGGCGCTGTTCCCTTAGGCGCTGCTGGTCTTGCCAACTCACTTTCCTTCCTGATGTCGAGTATTGGCGTCGGTGGCCTGACGGTAGTAGCAGCACTGGTTTCTAAAGCTTATCATCAGAACGATCCAGCTGGCGTCAATCGATTGTTTCGGGCGGGTCTTCGGGTAGCTATACTACTTAGTATTGTACTGGGCGGACTATCGGTAGTACTAGCGTTTAACTTTGGCTTATTTGGCCAAACAGCGGAAGTAACTCGACTGACACGCAATTTTATGTTTATCCTGAGCGCTTCTCTGCTACCACTCATGGTGTTCGTAGCAGCACGACAGCTCTGCGACGGGTTGCGTTATCCACGTGTGGCCATGGCCATTACGCTTTCTGCCCTGCTGATCAATGCTCTGTTTAATTATATACTTATTAAAGGAATAGGACCTTTCCCAGAACTGGGCCTTATGGGGTCGGCGTCGGCTACGTTGTTGTCCAGGATATTTATGGCGGGGGCTATGCTGCTGTACATCTACCGGGCGCCCCGGTTCAGTATCTACTTAACGGCTGCTTTTCGTTCATTACCGACGACCGATGAAGTCTGGCAAATTCTGCGATTGGGTATTCCTGGTGGCCTTACGTTTTTCTTCGAGGTCGCCACGTTTGCGCTGGCAGTCGTCATTGTTGGCTGGCTTGGCGAAGACCGCCTGGCGGCTCACCAGATTGCTATCAATATGGCGTCGGTTACATATATGATGGCAACAGGCATTTCATCGGCGGCTGCCATTCGGGTAAGTGCTGCGGTAGGGCGTGGGAGCCGCGAGGGTGCATGGCGGGCAGGTGTAGCGGCCTTTATGCTTTCGATTAGTTTTATGGGTGTAATGGCGTTAGTATTTCTAACCGCGAACGATTGGTTGGTAACGCTCTACATTCGGGACAACCCAGCTGTCATGAAGATTGCAGCCTCGTTAGTTATTGTAGCGGGTGTCTTTCAACTGTCCGATGGAGTACAGGTTGTTGCCTTGGGAAGTTTACGCGGTTTATCCGATGTAAATATTCCGACGCTGATCACCTTGTTCTCTTACTGGATCGTGGCTTTGCCCTTAAGCTATGTACTGGCTTTCCCGTTTGGGATGGATGCCATTGGGGTCTGGATTGGCTTACTGGCTGGCCTGACTATTGCCGCTGTTCTATCAACGTGGCGGTTTTTTCGGCGTGTTAGTCGGGCTGATTTATCGCTTACCAGTGTTCCGGAATCGCTGAGCCACTAGGTTTATTGTCTGGATACTGTTGCTCACGTTCTCGCTTGTCGGCTTACTTCATCCCCTCCAGCATGTCAGCGCGTGTTGGTCGGTCAGGCGCTAGTTCGTAGGCAATTCCTTCCCGGTCGAGGTAGTCCATGAACAGGGAATAGCTATCCTTCTCAACGGTAAATACATACCAGTTTTCGTACGGTTCGTTGAAGTGCTCAACTTCGGTTAGCGATGCACGTTTTTGCAACTCCTGATATTGGCTTCTTTCGAGACTACTTTGTTTGATAAGGAAATACCACACGTAATGATTTTTGATTTACGATTTAGTAGAAAACCCCGCGTAACAATTTGCTACACGGGGTTTTATGCCAATCAACTGTAGGCAGGGATTATTTATTCACGGCCAGAATATAATCTGCCAGCACGAGACCTGCTTCGTTTAGATAAAGGTCTTTTTTCTTCTTAGGCGCGTTTGGCGAGGGCGTCCCTGTTTCGTCAACCGGGGCCGATGCCTGCGATACTTTATTGGCAGCTGCCCGTTTCCGTTCGGCTTCCTCACGCTCTTTTCGCCGTTTCGACTCCTGCAAGGAAACAACCGTGTTCTCCTTAGCTTTCTTGAAGTCGGCCAAATCCTGCGCCAGTTGTTTCAGTTCAGGATCTGACTTAAGCCGTTGGTCGAAGCGATCCCGCAGACGACTCAGAATCTTATCGTCGAGCCCACGAGACTGTTCATAGCGAGTCGAATTGATCTGATCCCAGGGCAAGGCACTTGGCTGTGAGCTTTCGCCATACTCTTCGGCTGAGAAAGCCGACGGAAACTGAACATCCGGCGTTACGCCCTTATGCTGTGTGCTACTGCCATTGATGCGATAGAACTTCTGAATCGTCATTTTTACCTGACCAACTTTCTCCGGTTCTTTCGGTAACCATTGGTTAAGGTCGATCAAGGTTTGGACGGTTCCTTTCCCAAAGGTTTGACCACCAACGATAATGCCACGTTTGTAATCCTGAATAGCAGCGGCAAAGATCTCCGATGCCGATGCACTGAAGCGATTAACGAGAACAGCCAGCGGACCGTCGTAGGTTACAGATGGATCTGGATCGGTATATACTTCAGTTTCGCCAGTTGATTCGCGCACCTGAACAACAGGTCCTTTCGGAATAAACAGGCCTGTGAGGTTGATGGCCTCGGTCAGTGAGCCACCC
Coding sequences:
- the murA gene encoding UDP-N-acetylglucosamine 1-carboxyvinyltransferase — its product is MASFQITGGRKLKGELIPQGAKNEALQILCAVLLTKEPVIIHNIPGIRDVNQLIDLLGDLGVWVTKIGESSYRFQASDVNLDYLESDTYKRKAAALRGSVMLLGPMLARFKKGRIPRPGGDKIGRRRLDTHFLGFEKLGAQFNYDANDGGYYQVDASNLRGTYMLLDEASVTGTANILMAAVMAEGITTIYNAACEPYLQQLSKMLNSMGAKITGVGSNLLTIEGVTELKGTEHTMLPDMIEIGSFIGLAAMTQSEITIKNCRIPELGLIPDQFKRLGIQMEFRGDDIYVPAQEHYQIESFLDGGMMTVADAPWPGFTPDLLSIVLVTAIQAQGTLLIHQKMFESRLFFVDKLIDMGAQIILCDPHRATVVGLNRQVPLKGIRMSSPDIRAGVALLIAAMSAKGTSIIDSIEQIDRGYQHIDTRLNAIGAEIIRL
- a CDS encoding DUF4290 domain-containing protein, producing the protein MVNIEDREKRTRYAHILIELMRQIHPNMKDGQDYYNKLWDDLYIMSGFTLDVDSPYPPPSEEALGKKPQRVPYNTHHLKFKHFGRNVDLLIAKAVSLEEPEERRAFVSYLTRLMRTFYQAWNKESVEDETIYQSLIELSNGKLYDDIKLIREEGLVEATPRERTGDQPQRIGGNAYRNDRNRDGGSGSNQGRPNRDGGQQRSNFGNRNNRDGGPRDGGSGSNQGGRPNRDGGSRDGGQRNFGNRNGGPGGPNRNNDRNRNDRDGGSDGPRRRR
- a CDS encoding MATE family efflux transporter — protein: MLTNFRTELSDTIRLSVPIIIAQLGVVLMGVTDNLFVGRLLGAVPLGAAGLANSLSFLMSSIGVGGLTVVAALVSKAYHQNDPAGVNRLFRAGLRVAILLSIVLGGLSVVLAFNFGLFGQTAEVTRLTRNFMFILSASLLPLMVFVAARQLCDGLRYPRVAMAITLSALLINALFNYILIKGIGPFPELGLMGSASATLLSRIFMAGAMLLYIYRAPRFSIYLTAAFRSLPTTDEVWQILRLGIPGGLTFFFEVATFALAVVIVGWLGEDRLAAHQIAINMASVTYMMATGISSAAAIRVSAAVGRGSREGAWRAGVAAFMLSISFMGVMALVFLTANDWLVTLYIRDNPAVMKIAASLVIVAGVFQLSDGVQVVALGSLRGLSDVNIPTLITLFSYWIVALPLSYVLAFPFGMDAIGVWIGLLAGLTIAAVLSTWRFFRRVSRADLSLTSVPESLSH